A genomic region of Pseudomonas sp. MPC6 contains the following coding sequences:
- the phaC gene encoding class II poly(R)-hydroxyalkanoic acid synthase, whose translation MMNKKNKDLSQQSAMHTLSLNPVFGPRRRDLLGTARMVLRQVLKQPVHSARHMAAFGVELKNILLDRSQLKPATGDKRFDEQTWQRNPLYRRYMKTYLAWCQEMNDWISTSNLSEQDAHRGQFVIGLLTEAMAPTNTLANPAALKRFFETGGKSILDGFSQLTRDLIENGGMPSQVDKTAFEVGHNLGITEGAVVFRNELLELIQYKPRTEQVQARPLLVVPPQINKFYLFDLTPEKSLIRFLLDSGIQTFAVSWRNPGKAQREWGLSSYVEALKEAIDAVLAITRSADLNTFGACSGGCTLSSLLGHYAALDEKKVNAFTLAVSMLDIRPDTQVGLFADEKSLVAAKRRSSQAGVLKGRELAKVFAWMRPNDLIWNYWINNYLLGNEPPAFDVLYWNNDTTNLPATLHGEFIDMYQTNPLARAGALEVCGTPIDLGQVTSDFYCVAGLTDHITPWDACYRSMHLFGGQGEFVVSNSGHIQSVLNPPGNPKARFMTGSELPVEAQEWMETASQQAGSWWPHWLAWLQARSGAHKKAPRKLGNRAYAAAEAAPGTYVHLR comes from the coding sequence ATGATGAACAAGAAAAATAAAGACCTCTCCCAGCAATCTGCAATGCACACGTTGAGCCTGAATCCGGTGTTCGGTCCTCGGCGGCGCGATCTGCTCGGCACCGCCCGCATGGTCCTGCGACAAGTGTTGAAGCAACCCGTGCATAGCGCTCGGCATATGGCGGCATTTGGCGTTGAGCTGAAAAATATCCTGCTCGACCGCTCGCAGCTCAAGCCAGCGACGGGAGACAAACGTTTCGACGAGCAGACCTGGCAGCGCAACCCGCTATACCGTCGCTACATGAAGACTTACCTGGCCTGGTGTCAGGAGATGAACGACTGGATCAGCACCAGCAACCTTAGCGAGCAGGATGCTCATCGTGGTCAGTTCGTCATTGGCCTGCTGACCGAGGCGATGGCGCCGACCAACACCCTGGCCAACCCGGCAGCGCTCAAGCGCTTCTTTGAAACCGGCGGCAAGAGCATTCTGGATGGTTTCTCGCAGCTGACCCGGGACCTGATCGAAAACGGCGGCATGCCGAGCCAGGTGGACAAGACGGCTTTCGAGGTGGGCCACAATCTGGGCATCACCGAAGGTGCGGTGGTGTTTCGCAATGAGTTGCTGGAGCTGATCCAGTACAAGCCCCGTACTGAGCAGGTGCAGGCGCGTCCATTGCTGGTGGTACCGCCACAGATCAACAAGTTCTACCTGTTTGATCTGACGCCGGAGAAGAGCCTGATCCGTTTTCTCCTCGACAGCGGTATCCAGACCTTCGCTGTCAGTTGGCGCAATCCGGGCAAGGCACAGCGTGAATGGGGGTTGTCCAGCTACGTAGAAGCCCTGAAGGAAGCGATCGATGCGGTTCTTGCGATCACCCGCAGCGCCGACCTGAACACCTTCGGAGCCTGCTCCGGAGGCTGCACCCTGTCCTCGCTGTTGGGCCACTACGCTGCCCTGGACGAGAAAAAGGTCAATGCCTTTACCCTGGCGGTCAGTATGTTGGACATACGCCCCGACACCCAGGTCGGGCTGTTCGCCGACGAGAAGTCGCTGGTGGCCGCCAAGCGCCGTTCCTCTCAGGCTGGCGTGCTGAAAGGTCGCGAGCTGGCCAAAGTCTTCGCCTGGATGCGCCCCAATGACTTGATCTGGAATTACTGGATCAACAACTACCTGCTTGGCAACGAGCCGCCGGCATTCGATGTCCTCTACTGGAACAACGACACAACCAACCTGCCGGCCACGCTGCACGGCGAATTCATTGACATGTACCAGACCAATCCGCTCGCCCGCGCCGGTGCTTTGGAGGTCTGCGGCACACCGATAGACCTCGGTCAGGTCACCAGTGATTTCTACTGCGTTGCAGGCCTGACCGACCATATCACTCCGTGGGACGCCTGCTACCGCTCCATGCATCTGTTTGGTGGTCAGGGCGAGTTCGTGGTGTCCAACAGCGGGCATATCCAGAGCGTCCTCAACCCGCCGGGCAACCCCAAGGCGCGCTTCATGACCGGCAGCGAGCTGCCAGTCGAGGCTCAGGAGTGGATGGAAACTGCCAGTCAACAGGCAGGCTCCTGGTGGCCCCATTGGCTGGCCTGGCTGCAGGCACGCTCGGGCGCTCATAAAAAGGCTCCCCGTAAACTGGGCAACAGGGCTTATGCTGCGGCTGAGGCTGCGCCGGGTACCTACGTGCACTTGCGCTGA
- a CDS encoding DUF1059 domain-containing protein: MARKYIDCREFPSDTQCSVALSADSESELLEAAAQHAVSVHKHTDSPELRAQLKTMFHDGTPPVEAPRPA; encoded by the coding sequence ATGGCGCGTAAATACATCGACTGCCGCGAGTTTCCGAGCGATACCCAGTGCTCAGTCGCACTGTCCGCAGACTCTGAAAGCGAACTGCTCGAGGCCGCCGCACAGCATGCAGTCAGTGTTCACAAGCACACCGACTCACCGGAACTGCGTGCTCAACTGAAGACGATGTTTCACGACGGCACCCCGCCTGTTGAAGCACCGCGGCCCGCTTAG
- the kdpF gene encoding K(+)-transporting ATPase subunit F — protein MTGFYLFGGLIAAGLLIYLVCALLFPEDFL, from the coding sequence ATGACTGGCTTCTATCTTTTCGGCGGCCTGATAGCGGCGGGTTTACTGATTTACCTCGTCTGCGCACTGCTATTTCCGGAGGACTTCCTGTGA
- the kdpA gene encoding potassium-transporting ATPase subunit KdpA — MTTQAWGLLGAFLLALGILAWPLGRWLTTVMEGRFAFGARIESPLYRLAGVKPETQMSWLQYALALLLFNALGLLAVYALQRLQGVLPFNPQGFGAVTPDSSFNTASSFVTNTNWQGYGGETTMSYLTQMLALTVQNFLSAATGIVVAVALIRGFARHSADSIGNAWTDLTRITLWVLLPLSLIFALFLVSQGSIQNLDPYEDVTTLEVMQYQAPVLNDAGQPTLDAQGNPVTKAVSTDKQTIAMGPVASQEAIKMLGTNGGGFFNANSAHPYENPTAVTNFFQLLAIFLIPTALCFVFGHIVGDIRQGWALLATMTIIFVIAVVAVTHYEQLGNPQFSALGIDTAAGNMEGKELRFGISASSLFAAVTTSASCGAVISMHDSFTPLGGAVPLILMQLGEVVFGGTGSGLYGMLVFAILAVFIAGLMIGRTPEYLGKKIEAYEMKMVAIAILVTPLLVLFGTAIAVMAEAGRLGIANPGAHGFSEILYAFTSAANNNGSAFAGLSANTPFYNTMLAFMTWFGRFGVIVPVLAVAGSLAAKKRLAVTAGTMPTHGMLFVVLLIGTVLLVGLLNYVPALALGPVVEHFMMIK; from the coding sequence GTGACAACTCAAGCCTGGGGCCTGCTCGGGGCCTTTCTGTTGGCGCTGGGTATTCTGGCCTGGCCTCTTGGGCGCTGGTTGACCACGGTGATGGAGGGCCGATTTGCCTTCGGTGCGCGCATCGAGTCACCGCTGTATCGTTTGGCCGGCGTCAAGCCTGAAACGCAGATGAGTTGGCTCCAGTATGCCCTTGCCCTGCTGCTGTTCAACGCACTGGGATTGCTGGCCGTTTATGCCCTGCAACGGCTGCAAGGCGTTCTGCCATTTAACCCCCAAGGGTTCGGCGCCGTCACTCCAGACTCCTCGTTCAATACCGCCTCCAGTTTCGTCACCAATACCAACTGGCAAGGCTACGGCGGCGAAACGACGATGAGTTACCTGACCCAGATGCTCGCGCTGACGGTACAGAACTTCCTGTCAGCCGCGACCGGTATCGTCGTCGCGGTTGCTCTGATCCGAGGGTTCGCGCGCCATAGCGCGGACAGCATCGGCAATGCCTGGACCGACCTCACGCGCATCACGTTATGGGTGTTGCTGCCGCTGTCGCTGATTTTTGCGCTGTTCCTCGTTAGCCAAGGCTCTATACAGAATCTTGACCCGTATGAGGACGTCACGACGCTGGAAGTCATGCAGTACCAGGCCCCGGTACTCAATGATGCCGGCCAGCCAACCCTCGACGCTCAGGGCAATCCGGTGACCAAGGCCGTCAGCACCGATAAGCAGACGATTGCCATGGGGCCTGTAGCATCACAAGAAGCTATAAAAATGCTGGGCACCAATGGTGGCGGTTTCTTCAACGCCAACTCGGCCCATCCTTATGAAAACCCCACCGCCGTCACGAACTTTTTTCAGTTGCTCGCGATCTTCCTGATCCCGACCGCACTGTGTTTTGTCTTCGGCCACATCGTCGGTGACATACGCCAAGGCTGGGCGCTTCTGGCGACAATGACGATCATCTTCGTGATCGCAGTAGTGGCGGTCACCCATTACGAACAACTGGGTAACCCGCAGTTTTCGGCGCTGGGTATCGACACGGCGGCGGGCAACATGGAGGGCAAGGAGCTGCGCTTCGGCATCAGTGCATCCAGTCTGTTTGCGGCGGTGACCACGTCGGCGTCTTGCGGCGCCGTTATCTCGATGCATGATTCGTTTACACCGCTGGGCGGTGCGGTACCGCTGATACTCATGCAACTGGGTGAAGTGGTGTTCGGCGGTACCGGCTCAGGCCTGTACGGCATGCTGGTGTTTGCCATCCTCGCGGTGTTTATCGCCGGCCTGATGATCGGTCGTACGCCCGAGTACCTGGGCAAGAAGATCGAAGCCTACGAGATGAAGATGGTGGCCATCGCGATTCTGGTAACGCCATTGCTGGTGCTGTTCGGTACGGCCATCGCTGTCATGGCCGAGGCTGGAAGACTGGGGATCGCCAACCCCGGTGCCCATGGTTTCTCGGAAATCCTCTACGCCTTTACCTCGGCGGCCAACAACAACGGCAGTGCATTTGCCGGCCTGTCAGCCAACACCCCGTTCTACAACACGATGCTGGCCTTCATGACTTGGTTCGGCCGGTTCGGCGTCATCGTGCCGGTGCTCGCAGTCGCCGGCAGCCTGGCTGCGAAGAAGCGATTGGCGGTCACCGCAGGCACCATGCCCACCCACGGGATGCTGTTCGTGGTGCTGCTGATCGGCACGGTGTTGCTGGTCGGCTTGTTGAACTACGTACCGGCGCTCGCGCTGGGTCCCGTCGTTGAACACTTCATGATGATCAAGTGA
- the kdpB gene encoding potassium-transporting ATPase subunit KdpB — protein MTRKAFSLFDPKLIMPAMVESVRKLSPRIQWRNPVMFVVYIGAIITTALWGQALSGKGEAGTGFILAITFWLWFTVLFANFAEALAEGRSKAQAASLHKLKKETWAKKLREPHYGAEWQLAKSTDLCKGDVVIVEAGDLADSVIPADGEVIEGAASVDESAITGESAPVIRECGGDFSAVTGGTRVLSDWIVVRVTTDPGETFVDRMIAMVENAKRQKTPNEIALSILLVALTIVFLGVTVTLLPFSLFGVAVAKSGTPVSITVLISLLVCLIPTTIAGLLSAVGVAGMSRMMEANVIATSGRAVEAAGDVDVLLLDKTGTITLGNRHASAFLPAPGIKEAELADVAQLASLADETPEGRSIVVLAKQRFNLREREIGALDAHFVHFSAQTRMSGVNMGDRQIRKGAGEAILKHVQSLGGSFPEAVQNSIEEVSRRGSTPLVVADGVKVLGVIELKDIVKGGIKERFLELRRMGIKTVMVTGDNRVTAAAIAAEAGVDDFLAEATPEQKLQLIRDYQAEGRLVAMTGDGTNDAPALAQADVAVAMNSGTQAAKEAGNMVDLDSNPTKLIEVVETGKQMLMTRGSLTTFSIANDIAKYFAIVPAAFVTTYPQLAALNIMGLTSPNSAVLSAVIFNALIIIFLIPLALKGVKYRPVGAASLLRRNMLIYGLGGVIVPFIGIKVIDMVLFAVGLT, from the coding sequence ATGACACGCAAAGCGTTCTCCTTGTTCGACCCGAAACTGATAATGCCCGCCATGGTCGAGTCAGTGCGCAAACTCAGCCCCAGGATCCAGTGGCGAAACCCGGTGATGTTTGTCGTCTACATCGGCGCGATCATCACCACCGCCCTATGGGGCCAGGCGCTGAGTGGCAAAGGGGAAGCCGGTACCGGGTTCATCCTGGCGATCACTTTTTGGCTGTGGTTCACCGTGCTGTTCGCTAACTTCGCCGAGGCCTTGGCCGAAGGCCGCAGCAAGGCCCAGGCCGCTTCCCTGCATAAACTGAAAAAGGAAACCTGGGCCAAGAAACTGCGCGAGCCACACTACGGCGCCGAGTGGCAGTTGGCTAAATCGACCGACCTGTGCAAGGGCGATGTGGTGATCGTTGAAGCCGGTGACCTGGCCGACTCGGTGATCCCGGCCGACGGCGAAGTCATCGAAGGCGCGGCCTCGGTGGACGAATCGGCCATCACCGGTGAGTCGGCCCCGGTGATCCGGGAATGTGGCGGCGACTTCTCGGCCGTGACCGGCGGAACACGGGTGCTGTCGGACTGGATCGTCGTTCGAGTGACTACCGATCCGGGCGAAACCTTCGTCGACCGCATGATCGCGATGGTCGAGAACGCCAAGCGGCAAAAAACCCCAAATGAAATTGCCTTGTCGATTTTATTGGTCGCACTGACGATCGTGTTTCTGGGAGTGACGGTGACGCTCCTGCCGTTCTCACTGTTCGGGGTTGCAGTGGCCAAATCCGGAACCCCCGTCTCGATCACCGTCCTCATCTCGTTGCTGGTCTGCCTGATTCCCACGACCATTGCCGGCCTGCTCTCGGCTGTCGGTGTGGCGGGCATGAGCCGCATGATGGAGGCCAACGTGATCGCCACGTCCGGCCGAGCCGTGGAAGCCGCCGGTGACGTGGACGTTCTGCTGCTCGACAAGACCGGGACCATTACGCTGGGTAATCGCCATGCCTCGGCTTTTTTACCGGCACCGGGCATCAAGGAGGCCGAGTTGGCGGATGTGGCACAACTGGCCTCCCTGGCCGACGAAACCCCCGAAGGACGCAGTATCGTCGTCTTGGCCAAGCAGCGTTTCAATTTGCGGGAACGAGAAATCGGCGCACTCGACGCCCACTTCGTGCACTTTTCGGCGCAAACGCGCATGAGCGGAGTGAACATGGGCGACCGGCAAATACGCAAGGGCGCTGGCGAGGCCATTCTCAAGCATGTCCAGAGCCTGGGTGGCAGCTTTCCCGAGGCCGTGCAAAACAGCATTGAGGAAGTGTCGCGCCGAGGGAGCACCCCACTGGTCGTGGCAGACGGAGTCAAGGTGCTAGGCGTGATCGAACTCAAGGACATCGTCAAGGGCGGGATTAAGGAGCGTTTCCTCGAACTGCGGCGCATGGGCATCAAGACCGTGATGGTGACCGGCGACAACCGGGTCACCGCCGCCGCCATCGCCGCCGAGGCGGGCGTCGATGACTTTCTGGCAGAAGCGACCCCCGAACAGAAGTTGCAGTTAATTCGCGACTACCAGGCTGAAGGCCGGCTGGTGGCCATGACCGGCGACGGCACTAACGATGCCCCTGCATTGGCTCAAGCGGATGTTGCCGTGGCGATGAACTCGGGGACTCAGGCCGCCAAGGAAGCCGGGAACATGGTGGACCTGGACAGCAACCCGACGAAGTTGATCGAGGTGGTGGAAACCGGCAAACAGATGCTGATGACCCGCGGTTCGCTGACCACCTTCTCGATTGCCAACGATATCGCCAAGTATTTCGCGATCGTGCCAGCGGCTTTTGTCACTACGTACCCTCAGCTCGCGGCACTCAACATCATGGGGCTGACAAGCCCGAACTCGGCTGTGCTGTCAGCGGTGATCTTCAACGCACTGATCATCATCTTCTTGATTCCCCTGGCACTCAAAGGCGTGAAGTACCGTCCGGTCGGCGCGGCCTCACTGTTGCGCCGCAACATGTTGATCTATGGGCTGGGTGGCGTGATCGTTCCATTCATTGGCATAAAAGTGATCGACATGGTGCTGTTTGCCGTCGGTCTGACTTAA
- the kdpC gene encoding potassium-transporting ATPase subunit KdpC codes for MASLLRPALTLFIALSLITGLAYPLLTTGIARLVFPSQAAGSLIERDGKTVGSSLIGQSFSDPRHFWSRPSATSPTPYNAAASSGSNLGPLNPALADAIKGRIDALRAADPGNTATVPADLVYSSASGLDPHISIAAAQYQVGRISRMRNLPIERVRQLIAEHSKGMLFGFLGEPRVNVLELNLALDAAH; via the coding sequence ATGGCTTCTCTACTGCGCCCGGCGTTGACCCTGTTCATTGCACTGTCGTTAATCACCGGCTTGGCCTATCCACTGCTCACGACGGGGATTGCCAGGTTGGTCTTCCCTTCTCAGGCGGCGGGCAGTCTGATTGAACGGGATGGCAAAACCGTAGGTTCGTCATTGATCGGTCAGAGCTTCAGCGATCCCAGGCATTTCTGGAGTCGTCCGTCTGCGACCAGCCCCACGCCCTACAACGCGGCGGCATCATCAGGTTCGAACCTGGGGCCGCTGAATCCCGCACTGGCGGACGCGATCAAGGGTCGCATCGATGCCTTGCGTGCTGCCGACCCCGGGAACACCGCCACGGTGCCCGCCGACCTGGTCTACAGTTCGGCTAGCGGCCTTGATCCGCATATCAGCATCGCCGCAGCCCAGTATCAGGTGGGCCGAATTTCGCGGATGCGCAATTTGCCCATAGAGCGCGTTCGTCAACTGATCGCCGAGCACTCCAAAGGCATGCTGTTCGGGTTCCTTGGCGAGCCTCGGGTCAACGTCCTGGAGCTGAATCTGGCACTTGACGCCGCACATTGA
- the kdpD gene encoding two-component system sensor histidine kinase KdpD, whose protein sequence is MAEQRPDPDQLLAQIREEEAQANRGRLKIFFGASAGVGKTYAMLAAAQTAKQQHTDVLIGVIETHGRAETQALTSGLEQLPLKQVIDKNRTLTEFDLDAALLRKPQLILIDELAHSNIIGSRHPKRWQDVEELLSAGIDVWSTMNVQHLESLNDIVGGITGIRVWETVPDHVFDTANEVVIVDLPPDDLLQRLKEGKVYLAQQAERAVQNFFRKGNLIALRELALRRTADRVDSEMLQYRISSAVKPVWGTRDSLLACVGPHEQGEKTVRSTARLAAQLNVPWHAVYVETPALQRLPETKRRRILATLKLAQDMGAQISTLAGQDIAETLVKYARQHNLSNVVLGRDDHPRRRFWKRILADRIGALGADLDVIQVSLATSQRTQTEPSYTKTESPVMWRSYIWSVALCAVTTLAAIPLAHVLEQANIVMLFLLIVVAVAVRFGRGPAILAAFLSVAAFDFFFVAPRFSFAFADIQYLVTFSVMLVVALVIGQMTAGLTYQARVAQRREDRMRALYDMSRLLSAALMTEQVAEIGSRFLSAEFSARSALLVADDNNKLQAPMVTGDAPQVDVAIAQWSFDKTEPAGYGTDTLPSSSTLYLPLSAPMRVRGVLAVQPRDSSRLVVPEQRRLLDTCASLLAISLERIHYINVAQDTTVQMESERLRNSLLSAISHDLRTPLSVMVGLAEALKLTKPPLAGEAAEIASAVGESALRMNTLVNNLLDMARLESGKVVLNREWQPIEDVVGSALRSIQPILGGRSVQVALDDDLPPVHIDAVLIERVLINLIENAVKYTPPDTAISLGGRATPDNIELWVADEGPGLPHGHEEAIFSKFMRGKKESSIPGVGLGLAICRAIARAHGGTILGVTRPEGGARFTLRLPREEPPVIETQLTDEEQP, encoded by the coding sequence ATGGCCGAACAACGTCCTGACCCGGACCAGCTACTGGCCCAGATTCGCGAAGAAGAAGCGCAAGCCAACCGCGGTCGGCTGAAGATTTTTTTCGGCGCCAGCGCCGGTGTCGGCAAGACCTACGCGATGCTGGCGGCCGCCCAAACGGCAAAACAACAGCACACCGATGTACTGATCGGCGTGATCGAAACCCATGGCCGCGCGGAAACCCAAGCCCTGACCTCGGGGCTCGAACAATTGCCGCTCAAACAGGTCATCGACAAGAACCGCACGCTGACCGAGTTCGATCTGGACGCCGCATTGTTGCGCAAACCGCAGCTGATCCTGATCGACGAACTGGCTCATTCCAACATCATCGGTTCGCGTCATCCAAAACGCTGGCAGGACGTGGAAGAACTGCTCAGCGCCGGTATCGACGTCTGGTCCACCATGAACGTTCAGCACCTGGAGAGCCTGAATGACATCGTCGGTGGCATCACGGGCATCCGGGTCTGGGAGACCGTGCCGGACCATGTGTTCGACACGGCCAATGAAGTGGTCATCGTCGACTTGCCACCGGACGACTTGCTGCAGCGTTTGAAGGAAGGCAAGGTTTATCTGGCGCAACAGGCCGAGCGTGCGGTGCAGAATTTCTTTCGCAAAGGCAACCTGATCGCCCTGCGTGAACTGGCGTTGCGCCGCACCGCCGACCGTGTCGACAGCGAGATGCTGCAATACCGCATAAGCAGTGCAGTAAAACCGGTCTGGGGCACCCGCGACTCACTGCTCGCCTGCGTCGGCCCGCATGAACAGGGGGAAAAAACCGTACGATCAACGGCCCGCCTGGCCGCTCAGCTCAACGTGCCGTGGCATGCCGTGTATGTCGAGACGCCGGCCTTGCAGCGCCTGCCCGAGACGAAGCGCCGTCGCATTCTGGCGACCCTGAAACTGGCCCAGGACATGGGCGCCCAGATCTCGACCCTGGCCGGTCAGGACATAGCCGAGACGCTGGTCAAGTACGCACGCCAGCACAATCTCTCCAACGTCGTGCTGGGGCGTGACGATCACCCTCGTCGGCGTTTCTGGAAGCGGATACTCGCGGATCGAATAGGTGCGCTTGGCGCTGACCTGGACGTGATTCAAGTCTCTCTTGCGACCAGTCAGCGTACACAAACCGAGCCCAGTTACACGAAGACTGAAAGCCCGGTGATGTGGCGGTCCTATATCTGGAGCGTGGCACTCTGCGCAGTGACGACCCTTGCGGCCATACCTCTGGCTCACGTGCTGGAACAGGCCAATATCGTCATGCTGTTTCTGCTGATCGTCGTCGCCGTCGCCGTTCGCTTTGGTCGCGGCCCGGCGATTCTGGCGGCTTTTTTGTCAGTGGCAGCCTTTGACTTCTTTTTTGTGGCACCGCGCTTTTCGTTCGCCTTCGCCGATATCCAGTACCTGGTGACCTTCAGCGTCATGCTCGTGGTCGCTCTGGTCATCGGCCAGATGACCGCCGGCCTGACCTACCAGGCACGGGTGGCACAGCGGCGCGAAGACCGCATGCGGGCGCTGTACGACATGTCGCGCCTGTTGTCGGCAGCGCTGATGACCGAGCAAGTCGCCGAAATTGGTTCACGTTTCCTGTCCGCTGAGTTTAGTGCAAGGTCGGCACTGCTAGTGGCAGACGACAACAATAAGCTGCAAGCCCCAATGGTGACGGGAGATGCACCGCAAGTGGACGTTGCCATTGCCCAGTGGTCGTTCGACAAAACAGAACCGGCCGGCTATGGCACCGATACCCTGCCTTCCAGTTCTACGCTCTATCTGCCGTTGTCAGCCCCGATGCGGGTGCGCGGCGTGTTGGCCGTGCAACCGCGTGACTCGAGTCGGCTGGTGGTGCCGGAGCAGCGACGCCTGCTCGACACCTGTGCGTCATTGCTGGCCATCTCACTTGAACGGATTCACTACATCAACGTGGCCCAGGACACGACGGTTCAAATGGAGTCCGAACGGTTGCGCAACTCGTTGCTCTCGGCCATCTCTCACGACCTGCGAACCCCGCTGTCGGTTATGGTCGGGCTTGCCGAAGCGCTCAAACTCACCAAGCCACCGCTGGCCGGTGAAGCCGCCGAGATTGCCTCGGCGGTGGGTGAATCCGCGCTGCGCATGAATACCCTGGTCAACAACCTGCTGGACATGGCGCGCCTCGAATCCGGCAAAGTGGTCTTGAATCGTGAGTGGCAACCCATCGAAGACGTAGTGGGCAGCGCGCTGCGATCCATTCAGCCGATTCTGGGCGGGCGTTCGGTGCAGGTCGCTCTGGACGATGACCTCCCTCCCGTTCACATCGATGCGGTGCTGATCGAACGCGTCCTCATCAACCTGATAGAGAACGCCGTTAAGTACACGCCCCCCGACACTGCCATCAGCCTGGGAGGCAGGGCCACGCCTGACAACATTGAGTTGTGGGTCGCCGACGAAGGTCCGGGGTTACCCCACGGCCACGAAGAGGCAATCTTCAGCAAATTCATGCGCGGCAAGAAGGAAAGTTCGATACCCGGCGTTGGGCTGGGCCTGGCTATCTGCCGGGCCATTGCCCGGGCTCACGGAGGAACCATTCTGGGTGTCACACGGCCAGAGGGCGGTGCGCGCTTCACCTTGCGTCTGCCCCGTGAAGAACCTCCCGTTATCGAGACCCAATTGACCGACGAGGAGCAGCCATGA
- a CDS encoding response regulator, producing the protein MSESVHHVLIIEDEKEIRRFVRMALQAEGLEVHEADTFHCGLIDAGTRHPDLIVLDLGLPDGDGIDLIRDVRSWSPVPIIVLSARGAESDKILALDTGADDYLVKPFGTGELLARVRALLRRQAKEAENNSVLTFGDVRIDVERRVVERAGAPLHLTPLEYRLLVHLCSNPNRVLTHLQLLRAVWGPAHTTDTPYLRVFMGGLRKKVEADPSQPRHLVTETGVGYRFIP; encoded by the coding sequence ATGAGCGAGTCGGTGCATCACGTCCTGATCATCGAAGACGAGAAAGAAATCCGACGCTTCGTGCGTATGGCCTTGCAAGCCGAAGGCTTGGAAGTTCATGAAGCCGATACCTTTCACTGTGGCCTCATCGACGCAGGAACACGCCATCCGGACCTGATTGTGCTCGACCTGGGACTTCCCGATGGCGACGGCATTGACTTGATCCGAGATGTAAGGAGCTGGTCGCCGGTGCCCATTATTGTGTTGTCTGCCCGTGGTGCAGAGTCAGACAAGATCCTGGCACTGGACACCGGCGCTGATGACTATCTGGTGAAGCCCTTTGGCACCGGTGAACTGCTCGCCCGCGTGCGCGCGCTGTTACGCAGGCAGGCGAAAGAGGCCGAAAACAACTCGGTACTGACATTCGGTGATGTGCGAATCGATGTCGAACGGCGCGTCGTGGAACGTGCCGGCGCCCCCTTGCATTTGACACCCCTGGAATACCGTTTGCTGGTTCATCTTTGCTCGAATCCAAATCGGGTCCTGACGCACCTGCAACTACTCAGGGCGGTATGGGGTCCTGCGCACACCACCGATACCCCCTACCTACGTGTTTTCATGGGAGGTCTGCGGAAAAAAGTCGAGGCTGACCCTTCACAACCAAGACATCTTGTTACCGAAACCGGCGTTGGCTACCGTTTTATTCCTTGA
- a CDS encoding arsenate reductase ArsC translates to MTSKARVLFICTANAVRSQLAQALLRHTDSEHFEAFSAGTVPTQVDPRTFDVLSHLGVSTEGLRSKSIGEFRGERFDYVITLCDKAAAECQSLPGAGEALAWSFEDPATSTKPDAFRHTLHEIHERIKMFVLVKTKH, encoded by the coding sequence ATGACCAGCAAAGCCCGTGTCCTGTTCATCTGCACCGCTAACGCTGTCCGCTCTCAGCTGGCCCAAGCGCTGCTGAGGCATACTGATTCGGAGCATTTCGAGGCGTTCAGCGCCGGCACCGTTCCAACTCAGGTCGATCCGCGTACCTTTGACGTACTCTCTCACCTTGGGGTGAGTACCGAAGGATTGCGTAGCAAGTCGATCGGCGAATTCCGAGGTGAGCGTTTCGACTACGTCATCACCTTGTGTGATAAAGCGGCAGCGGAATGCCAGTCGTTACCTGGTGCCGGCGAGGCATTGGCCTGGAGTTTTGAAGACCCGGCCACCAGCACCAAACCCGACGCCTTCCGCCACACGCTTCACGAAATTCATGAGCGCATCAAGATGTTCGTTTTGGTGAAAACCAAACACTGA
- a CDS encoding metalloregulator ArsR/SmtB family transcription factor, which yields MTDHLTPTTVFKCLADDTRVRTMMLITREGELCVCELTCALNESQPKISRHLAQLRTCGLLSDRRQGQWVYYRLHPNLPDWVHQVLSTTLESNKHWLSPDAKRLDEMGDRPERAAVCCESKIA from the coding sequence ATGACTGACCATCTGACACCGACCACTGTTTTCAAATGCCTGGCTGACGACACTCGGGTGCGCACGATGATGCTCATCACCCGTGAGGGAGAGCTGTGTGTTTGCGAGCTGACCTGCGCGTTGAACGAGAGTCAGCCAAAAATCTCCAGGCACCTGGCGCAGTTGCGCACTTGTGGCCTGCTTTCGGACCGTCGGCAAGGCCAATGGGTTTATTACCGACTGCACCCGAATCTCCCCGATTGGGTTCATCAAGTACTGAGCACTACGCTGGAAAGCAATAAGCACTGGTTAAGCCCTGATGCCAAACGCCTTGATGAAATGGGGGACCGCCCTGAACGTGCAGCCGTGTGC